The Synechocystis sp. PCC 6714 genome includes the window TGGCCCGATAATATTCGTCTGCCCATTTCCTTGTCTTTAATGTTTGAAACGGGCAGTCAACCGGCGAAAGGTGCCCCCACTCCCTTTGGTAATTTCACCCCGCCGCCGGATTACTACGATATGCCCACCATTACCTGGTATCGGTATGGCTATACGGAAGGGGTTCCCCGTATTCTTGATTTACTGGATAAGTACAAAATTAAGATTACGTCCCATATGTCCGGGCGCACGGTGGAAATGTACCCAGACCGGGCCAGGGAAATTGTCGAGCGGGGCCATGAAGCGGCGGCCCACGGTTGGAATTGGGACAATGAATTCAACATGACTGCCGCCCAGGAAAAAGATTTTATTCAACGCAATGTGGATATGATCCTAAAAGTTACAGGGCAACGGGCCGTTGGGTATAACGCACCCGGTTTACGGGGTTCTGTGAATGTTCTTTCTGTACTGAATGAACTAGGTTTTGTCTACCACATTGACGATGTTAGCCGGGATGAGCCTTTCATTGTTAACCTCAATAACGGCGGATCCATTATGGTGGTGCCCTACGCTGTTTATTTAAATGACATTCGTGCCTATGAGGCAAGGTTCTTTTCGTCTGAACAGTATTTAGCAGAGTTAAAAAACTCTTTCGATCGCCTTTATGAAGAGGCCGCTTACCGGCGAAGGATGATGGCAGTAACCATGCACGATCGCCTACAACGGCCGGAACACGTCTATGTATTTGAGGATTTCCTGAAGTATGTAATGTCGAAACCAGGGGTAGAATTTATGAAAAAAATTGACATTGCCAACTTTGCTTTAAATGACAAAAATACCATTCGGGAAGATATTCAAAATGTTTATCCCAATGTGCCTAATTTTGTCCCCGGCGCTACCAGTTAACTAACTGATAAATATGTCGGCAAGTTTATTGTCAAAAAGAAATTAACAAGGAATTTAACCATGCTCAAATCCACTTTTGCTCCGTTGTTAACCGCCATTTCTTTAACTGGTTTAACCCTACCGGCCTTGGCTCTAGAAGAAACCCCCGTTTTATCGTCGGACATTGCCATTAAAGCAGCCCAGTCGGCGATCGCCGCTTGTCGTCAGGAAGGTTATGGAGTTACCGCTACGGTGGTCAACCCCGAAGGCAATGTCTTGGTGGTCATTCGTAGTGATGGAGCTTTGGTACATACAGTACAAACTTCATTTAACAAAGCCTATTCTGCTGTTACTTTAGCCACCAACCATAATCTGGACAGTACTTCCGGCATTCTGGCATCAATGCAGGCTAAGGGAGCCCAGGGTGTGGGGACATGGCCTATGCCCGCCGATCCCCTCACGGGCATTACTCTTTTTCCCGGCGGAGTACGCTTACTTTCCCAGGGCAAAGTGGTAGGGGGTTTGGGGGTTTCCGGCACTCCCGTTGGTATGACGGATGAAGGTTGTGCCATCAAAGGTCGGGATGCCATATTACCGGATTTGCGTTAACTTTTGCAGTTAGTGACTATTGTAATTCTAGCAAAATAATGGTGCCGTGGTAAGCGGCGATCGCCAAGTTTTTGCCGTTGGGATGGAAAGAAACACTGCCCAATCTTTCTAAATTTGGGTCATATTGGTCCAATAATTGTCCCTGCAAATTCCATACTCTTAAAACGCCATCATCGGAAACGGTGGCAATTAAATTATTTTGGTTAATGGCAACTCCGGTGACCCAACCGTCATCGAGGACATCAATTTTTAATATTTCTTTGCCATCAAGATTAAATACCCGGGCCGTACCATCGAACCCGCCAGAAACTAATAATTGCCCGTCCTTACTAAAACGGACACTGTTAAGGCGGCCTTGATTAGTTTCAATGATTTTTACCACTTCCCCCGCCGGATTTAGTAAAGTGATTTCACCAATATCTTGGGTGACCGCAATTAAACTTGCCTGGGCATTAAAGTCCATATTACGACTGACCCCAGGGCGAGTTACCGAAAACAAGGGTTTATTCGTGTTTGACCAGCCTTGAATGGTACCATCATCGGAACTGGTCACCATCCCCATATCTTGATTAAAAAAAGCAACATCGGTAACAGCGGAAGTGTGACCTCTGATTTCCCCCAACACATTACCCTGTATATCCCAAATGCGGGCAACACCGTTGTAACCGGCGGTAATAATAGCTTTCCCATCACTACTAAATGTACCATTAAAAATCATAGCCACAGGGCTACCAGCAAATTCTTGCA containing:
- a CDS encoding polysaccharide deacetylase family protein, which codes for MQRRELFKYGLATGAGAIASYGFMGNKPLLAQQSNAGGGKFWPDNIRLPISLSLMFETGSQPAKGAPTPFGNFTPPPDYYDMPTITWYRYGYTEGVPRILDLLDKYKIKITSHMSGRTVEMYPDRAREIVERGHEAAAHGWNWDNEFNMTAAQEKDFIQRNVDMILKVTGQRAVGYNAPGLRGSVNVLSVLNELGFVYHIDDVSRDEPFIVNLNNGGSIMVVPYAVYLNDIRAYEARFFSSEQYLAELKNSFDRLYEEAAYRRRMMAVTMHDRLQRPEHVYVFEDFLKYVMSKPGVEFMKKIDIANFALNDKNTIREDIQNVYPNVPNFVPGATS
- a CDS encoding heme-binding protein, coding for MLKSTFAPLLTAISLTGLTLPALALEETPVLSSDIAIKAAQSAIAACRQEGYGVTATVVNPEGNVLVVIRSDGALVHTVQTSFNKAYSAVTLATNHNLDSTSGILASMQAKGAQGVGTWPMPADPLTGITLFPGGVRLLSQGKVVGGLGVSGTPVGMTDEGCAIKGRDAILPDLR
- a CDS encoding WD40 repeat domain-containing protein, translated to MKLKFLFVFLLGLTISFTGGDVSAKNPPTDSFLVRESKVDSRVKLQVIKSYLGHELKGEAIIQIHHSQDGNYLLSTATDGLGKLWTADGQLVQEFAGSPVAMIFNGTFSSDGKAIITAGYNGVARIWDIQGNVLGEIRGHTSAVTDVAFFNQDMGMVTSSDDGTIQGWSNTNKPLFSVTRPGVSRNMDFNAQASLIAVTQDIGEITLLNPAGEVVKIIETNQGRLNSVRFSKDGQLLVSGGFDGTARVFNLDGKEILKIDVLDDGWVTGVAINQNNLIATVSDDGVLRVWNLQGQLLDQYDPNLERLGSVSFHPNGKNLAIAAYHGTIILLELQ